In a genomic window of Alcanivorax sp.:
- a CDS encoding efflux RND transporter periplasmic adaptor subunit — translation MKRFLSLRALVALLATLAMGLAVVALYLVPPATPALKSEESILALDTWQVEWKDVVIPVHSQGLVRARHELPLSLEVSGRVQEVSPLLADGGRVTAGEVLLKLDPEPFALEVTAQQNAVHAARLHLEETRARARVSGSSGRSSALGRFEPQLDEANSRLASARAGLRQAQRNLEQTTLVAPISGRLKAVQVMAGQQIQAGSVLARLYQEDQVEVRLPVRDEWLALLGIMPGDEQTLRQVSVTLRGRFAGRDGEWQGKVVRREGGLNKNRMMHLIVQVTNAEDGLPLEPGVLVQAELRGAPTRNVAVLPRAAQAGEKTVWVLDKDKRLRRQSVAVLHHDDDYLYLHDGVTASSRVVLAGDLQLLEGMRIDPRAPAGGLADRSATETTL, via the coding sequence ATGAAGCGGTTCCTCAGCCTGCGCGCGCTGGTGGCCCTGCTGGCGACCCTGGCCATGGGGTTGGCGGTGGTTGCCCTGTATCTGGTGCCGCCGGCAACCCCTGCGTTGAAAAGCGAAGAATCCATCCTCGCCCTGGATACCTGGCAGGTGGAGTGGAAGGACGTGGTGATCCCGGTACACAGCCAGGGTCTGGTGCGTGCCCGTCATGAATTGCCCCTGAGCCTGGAAGTCTCCGGCCGGGTTCAGGAAGTGTCGCCGCTGCTGGCGGATGGGGGCCGGGTGACCGCCGGCGAGGTACTACTGAAGCTGGATCCGGAACCCTTTGCCCTGGAAGTCACCGCGCAGCAGAACGCGGTCCACGCTGCCCGCCTGCATCTGGAAGAAACCCGGGCGCGGGCGCGGGTGTCCGGGTCTTCCGGACGATCTTCCGCGTTGGGTCGTTTCGAGCCGCAACTGGATGAGGCCAACAGCCGGCTGGCCTCCGCCCGTGCCGGGCTGCGACAGGCCCAGCGAAACCTGGAACAGACCACACTGGTCGCGCCCATCAGTGGCCGTCTGAAGGCGGTGCAGGTGATGGCCGGCCAGCAGATTCAGGCCGGCAGTGTACTGGCTCGCTTGTATCAGGAAGACCAGGTGGAAGTGCGGCTGCCGGTTCGCGATGAATGGCTGGCGCTACTGGGCATCATGCCCGGCGATGAACAGACCCTGCGGCAGGTCAGCGTTACCCTGCGCGGACGCTTCGCCGGCCGTGATGGTGAATGGCAGGGCAAGGTGGTGCGCCGTGAGGGCGGCCTGAACAAGAACCGCATGATGCACCTGATCGTTCAGGTCACCAATGCCGAAGACGGTCTGCCCCTGGAACCCGGGGTGTTGGTACAGGCGGAACTACGGGGTGCACCCACCCGCAACGTGGCGGTGCTGCCCCGAGCAGCCCAGGCCGGTGAAAAGACGGTCTGGGTACTGGATAAGGACAAGCGCCTGCGCCGTCAGTCCGTGGCGGTACTGCACCACGATGACGACTACCTGTACCTGCACGATGGCGTGACCGCGTCTTCACGGGTGGTGCTGGCCGGTGATCTGCAATTACTGGAAGGCATGCGTATCGATCCCCGTGCCCCCGCCGGTGGCCTGGCCGACCGTTCTGCCACTGAGACGACGCTGTGA
- a CDS encoding GH3 auxin-responsive promoter family protein, which produces MFGHRLLKMAAWPGERRFAAGRARLESVQRQKQALLLRKVAACEAGQRQGIAADWQWETFAKQVPVSDYDHWRDPVNRAREMGGNALIQSPVVRYQPTSGSTSAIKWIPYTRQFLSELDSAISPWIVDLYRQFPRLRQGRHYWSMSWVPTSLRDNMRDDINDDIQLMSMGKRLLAGATQAVPQDVSLARTSEDSLFATLAYLISDSSLSMMSIWSPTFGLGLLKSMALWREELAEVLASGSWGKRMQGSRTQCCPRSPRAAALLRQWDGRLSADFFMTLWPSLALVSAWETAASGPWARQLHALLPQAAFQGKGLWATEGVVTIPYQGQHALAYRSHVYEFQDPSDGAIYAPWELEQGQEVMPLLSTGSGLLRYRLKDLVRVDGLPGGIPALTFLGRAGTTDLVGEKLTAAALDAAMAEITLPVKTLPVCTVAVEDAGEGIPGYLLLLEGESLESAKVANALDAALQQHFHYQLARNLEQLAPLRCVIHPDMRERYLQQCRERGMIEGNIKMESLQYWPGELPTWLRHSQVSARLAREVVL; this is translated from the coding sequence ATGTTCGGACATCGTTTGCTCAAAATGGCCGCCTGGCCGGGTGAGCGGCGCTTTGCCGCCGGGCGGGCACGGCTGGAAAGTGTGCAAAGACAAAAACAGGCGTTGTTGCTGCGCAAGGTGGCAGCTTGTGAAGCCGGTCAACGTCAGGGAATAGCGGCGGATTGGCAATGGGAGACCTTTGCCAAGCAGGTACCGGTGAGTGATTACGATCACTGGCGCGATCCGGTCAATCGCGCCCGCGAGATGGGCGGCAATGCCCTGATTCAGTCTCCGGTGGTTCGCTACCAGCCCACCAGTGGGTCGACTTCTGCGATCAAATGGATTCCCTATACCCGCCAGTTCCTGTCGGAACTGGACAGCGCGATCAGTCCCTGGATTGTGGACCTGTATCGTCAGTTCCCGCGGCTCAGACAGGGCCGCCATTACTGGTCCATGTCCTGGGTGCCCACCTCACTGCGCGACAACATGCGCGATGACATCAATGACGATATTCAGCTCATGTCCATGGGCAAGCGGCTGCTGGCCGGTGCCACCCAGGCGGTGCCCCAGGATGTGTCACTGGCACGGACTTCCGAGGATTCGCTGTTTGCCACGCTGGCCTATCTGATCAGTGATTCCTCCCTGTCCATGATGTCCATCTGGAGTCCCACCTTCGGGTTGGGTCTGCTCAAGTCCATGGCCCTGTGGCGCGAGGAACTGGCAGAGGTGCTGGCGAGCGGTTCCTGGGGCAAGCGCATGCAGGGAAGTCGTACCCAGTGTTGCCCTCGCTCACCTCGCGCAGCGGCATTGTTGCGTCAGTGGGATGGGCGCCTGAGTGCGGATTTCTTTATGACGTTGTGGCCGTCACTGGCGTTGGTCAGTGCCTGGGAGACCGCCGCATCCGGTCCCTGGGCCAGGCAGCTGCATGCCCTGTTGCCGCAGGCGGCGTTCCAGGGCAAGGGGCTGTGGGCTACCGAAGGTGTTGTCACTATTCCCTATCAGGGGCAGCATGCGCTGGCCTATCGCAGCCATGTCTATGAATTCCAGGATCCGTCCGATGGCGCCATCTATGCGCCCTGGGAGCTGGAGCAAGGGCAGGAAGTGATGCCGTTGCTCAGTACCGGTAGTGGCCTGTTGCGCTATCGGCTGAAAGATCTGGTGCGGGTGGATGGCTTGCCGGGCGGCATTCCTGCGCTGACCTTCCTTGGCCGTGCCGGTACCACGGACCTGGTGGGTGAAAAGCTCACTGCGGCTGCGCTGGATGCGGCCATGGCGGAGATCACCTTGCCGGTAAAAACCCTGCCGGTGTGTACCGTGGCGGTGGAGGATGCCGGTGAGGGTATCCCCGGTTATCTGCTGCTGCTGGAAGGGGAGAGCCTTGAAAGTGCAAAAGTGGCCAACGCTCTCGACGCGGCCCTGCAGCAACACTTTCATTACCAGTTGGCCCGCAATCTGGAACAACTGGCACCGCTGCGCTGTGTGATTCACCCGGACATGCGTGAGCGTTATCTGCAGCAGTGTCGCGAGCGCGGCATGATCGAGGGCAACATCAAGATGGAGTCCCTGCAGTACTGGCCCGGTGAGCTGCCAACGTGGCTTCGCCACTCGCAGGTATCGGCCCGCTTGGCCCGGGAGGTGGTGCTATGA
- a CDS encoding AraC family transcriptional regulator: MALDVPLISVRYARRFLRFVQKQGISGTMVLDGSGIDSNMLENPDAYLSMRQTQHLLHNGNRLLNDPTASFRFGQELDLQGHGIFGFALLRQRDYRKLVNMVVQYLRVSLPLMDMEIHCTGELISIRLHDNWDLKKLKPMVANIYMGSIHTLASLVCRKFTFEFDFACPGNSMAWQHLAEGVEVKFNRPHNRVLMPLSGRQARDDDTSVATYLAAARSREQIQGDDSLNVVMKVRTEIMNTPGRDGTLERVAQKLGMSPRSVRRHLGLAGFSFSGIRNDIRETFASRYLTETDMPLEKIADQLGYSDQASFSKAYRSWTRRTPGEVRRASRPDRN, translated from the coding sequence ATGGCACTCGACGTTCCTCTTATCTCAGTCCGTTATGCCCGCCGTTTTTTGCGGTTTGTACAAAAACAGGGAATAAGTGGAACGATGGTGCTCGATGGTTCCGGGATTGATAGCAACATGCTCGAAAATCCCGACGCTTATCTTTCCATGCGACAAACCCAGCATCTTCTCCATAACGGTAACCGGCTTCTTAACGACCCTACTGCCTCGTTCCGCTTCGGGCAGGAGCTGGATCTGCAAGGGCATGGTATTTTCGGTTTTGCTCTTCTTCGACAACGGGATTACCGCAAGCTGGTAAATATGGTGGTGCAGTATCTGCGTGTTTCCCTGCCACTGATGGATATGGAAATTCACTGTACCGGTGAATTGATCTCCATTCGCCTTCACGACAACTGGGACCTGAAAAAACTCAAACCCATGGTGGCGAATATCTATATGGGTAGCATCCATACCCTGGCATCACTGGTATGCCGTAAGTTCACGTTCGAATTTGATTTTGCCTGCCCCGGAAACAGCATGGCCTGGCAACATCTGGCCGAGGGCGTAGAGGTAAAATTCAACAGGCCTCACAACCGGGTTTTGATGCCCCTATCCGGTCGCCAGGCAAGGGATGACGATACCAGCGTGGCCACCTACCTGGCCGCCGCCCGATCACGGGAGCAGATTCAGGGTGATGACAGCCTCAATGTGGTCATGAAAGTGCGGACCGAAATCATGAACACGCCTGGCCGTGACGGCACTCTGGAACGGGTTGCTCAGAAACTGGGGATGAGCCCACGCTCGGTAAGGCGGCACCTGGGTCTGGCCGGCTTTTCCTTCAGCGGCATTCGCAACGACATCCGTGAAACGTTCGCCAGCCGCTATTTGACGGAAACGGACATGCCTCTGGAAAAAATTGCTGATCAGCTTGGATACAGCGACCAGGCCAGCTTCAGCAAGGCCTATCGCAGCTGGACGAGACGTACCCCGGGGGAAGTCCGTCGTGCCAGTCGCCCTGACCGTAACTGA
- a CDS encoding putative solute-binding protein: protein MKKLIIAVATAFALTASLAAQAEPIKRKICVFDIVGNVGPVMSAMKDWQAAAVGWGLEVELIPHTNEAIAAEDLKAGVCDAALITGIRGRNFNKYAGTIDSIGAIPSMEHMEVVLKVLAHPQTADKLSQGSYQVMGVAPAGAAYIFVNDREINSLAKAAGKRVAVLEYDETQAILVSQVGATPVGSDITNFSTKFNNGVVDVIAAPLVAYDALELYKGLSPDGGIIDYPLAQLTIQLIAKKDRFPADMAQKSREYFYNNLDRITEQLDKEAQKVDQKWWVQIPEADKREYEVMMQQARDQLRNEGYYDPDMLGLLRKVRCKMDPARAECT, encoded by the coding sequence ATGAAGAAGTTGATTATCGCCGTCGCTACGGCCTTTGCCCTCACCGCTTCGCTGGCCGCCCAGGCCGAACCCATCAAACGCAAAATCTGTGTCTTTGATATCGTCGGCAACGTTGGGCCGGTAATGAGTGCCATGAAAGACTGGCAGGCAGCCGCGGTGGGTTGGGGGCTGGAAGTGGAGCTGATTCCCCATACCAACGAAGCCATTGCTGCCGAGGATCTCAAGGCCGGCGTCTGTGATGCTGCTCTGATCACCGGTATCCGTGGCCGTAATTTCAACAAGTATGCCGGCACCATCGATTCCATTGGCGCCATTCCCTCCATGGAGCATATGGAAGTGGTACTGAAAGTGCTGGCGCATCCGCAAACCGCCGACAAACTGTCCCAGGGGTCCTACCAGGTCATGGGTGTGGCCCCGGCCGGTGCTGCCTATATCTTCGTCAATGACCGGGAGATCAACTCCCTGGCCAAGGCGGCCGGCAAGCGTGTGGCGGTACTGGAGTACGACGAAACCCAGGCCATCCTTGTCTCCCAGGTAGGAGCAACCCCGGTTGGGTCCGACATCACCAATTTCTCCACCAAATTCAACAATGGTGTTGTCGATGTGATCGCCGCCCCGCTGGTGGCCTACGATGCTCTGGAACTCTACAAGGGGCTTAGCCCGGATGGTGGCATCATCGACTATCCGCTGGCCCAACTGACCATTCAGCTGATCGCCAAGAAAGACCGCTTCCCCGCCGACATGGCACAGAAATCCCGCGAGTATTTCTATAACAACCTCGACCGCATCACCGAGCAGCTGGACAAGGAAGCCCAGAAAGTCGACCAGAAATGGTGGGTACAGATCCCAGAGGCGGACAAGAGAGAATACGAAGTGATGATGCAGCAAGCCCGCGACCAACTGCGCAACGAGGGCTATTATGATCCGGACATGCTCGGTCTGCTGCGCAAGGTACGCTGCAAGATGGACCCGGCACGGGCGGAGTGCACCTAG
- a CDS encoding acyl-CoA dehydrogenase family protein, which translates to MSALDYFNETHQMVRETVRKFVEREILPHVDDWEEAGEFPRELYNKAADAGILSINAPEEFGGTGEDVFMKIAACEELVRCSSGGLCASLGSLDIGLPPIWKWGSDGMKQKVVPEVIGGQKISALAITEPNGGSDVANLRTRAVRDGDHYVVNGAKTFITSGVRADYYTVAVRTGDKGYGGISLLLVEKGTPGFSVGRKLKKMGWWASDTAELFFEDCRVPAENLIGPENGGFYCIMSNFQMERLILAVTANSTAQLALDEAMRYVKEREAFGRPLAGFQVTRHKLAEMATDVKASTEFTYRVAAKIAAGENCVLDVSMAKNVATRCADRVTYDAVQLFGGSGYMRGTVVERLYRDNRILSIGGGTHEIMNEVIAKQLGL; encoded by the coding sequence GTGAGCGCGTTGGATTATTTCAATGAAACCCACCAGATGGTGCGCGAGACCGTTCGCAAATTTGTGGAAAGGGAAATCCTGCCCCATGTGGATGACTGGGAAGAAGCCGGTGAATTCCCCCGCGAGCTGTACAACAAGGCCGCCGACGCCGGCATCCTGAGCATCAATGCCCCGGAAGAATTCGGTGGCACCGGCGAAGATGTGTTCATGAAGATTGCCGCCTGCGAGGAGCTGGTGCGATGTTCGTCCGGCGGCCTTTGCGCCAGCCTGGGCTCTCTGGATATTGGTCTGCCGCCGATCTGGAAGTGGGGCAGCGATGGCATGAAGCAGAAGGTGGTGCCGGAGGTGATTGGCGGGCAGAAGATCTCCGCCCTGGCCATTACCGAGCCCAATGGTGGCTCTGACGTAGCTAATCTGCGCACCCGTGCTGTGCGTGATGGTGACCATTACGTGGTGAACGGCGCCAAGACCTTTATCACTAGCGGCGTGCGTGCGGACTATTACACCGTGGCGGTGCGCACTGGTGACAAGGGCTACGGTGGTATCAGTCTGTTATTGGTTGAGAAGGGTACTCCGGGCTTCTCCGTGGGCCGCAAGCTGAAGAAGATGGGCTGGTGGGCATCCGACACCGCCGAGCTGTTCTTCGAGGATTGCCGGGTGCCGGCGGAAAACCTGATCGGCCCGGAGAACGGCGGCTTCTACTGCATCATGAGCAATTTCCAGATGGAGCGCCTGATACTGGCGGTGACGGCCAACAGCACCGCCCAGCTGGCGCTGGATGAGGCCATGCGCTACGTGAAAGAGCGCGAAGCCTTTGGTCGTCCCCTGGCCGGCTTCCAGGTTACCCGCCACAAGCTGGCGGAAATGGCCACTGATGTGAAAGCCAGCACCGAGTTCACCTATCGGGTGGCTGCCAAGATTGCTGCTGGCGAAAACTGTGTGCTGGATGTGTCCATGGCCAAGAACGTGGCCACCCGTTGTGCCGACCGGGTTACCTATGACGCGGTGCAATTATTCGGTGGCAGTGGCTACATGCGCGGCACCGTGGTCGAACGTCTGTACCGTGACAACCGCATCCTCTCCATCGGCGGCGGCACCCATGAGATCATGAATGAGGTGATTGCCAAGCAGTTGGGGCTTTGA
- the recR gene encoding recombination mediator RecR — protein sequence MKHAPLVDQLIHAFTCLPGVGPRSAQRMAYALLDRGREEGRRLGDALHAAMDGVQHCQRCRNYAEEALCPVCSDARRDSTLVCIVATPADVLAFEQSGEYRGQYFVLMGELSPLDGIGPRELGLDVLEQRLKQGEINELILATGTTVEGEATAHYVLDLAQEAGVTVSRIAQGVPMGGDLEFVDGATLAQALRGRRPFA from the coding sequence GTGAAGCATGCGCCGCTGGTTGATCAGTTGATCCACGCCTTTACCTGTCTGCCGGGTGTGGGGCCACGTTCCGCACAGCGCATGGCCTATGCCCTGCTGGACCGTGGTCGGGAAGAGGGCCGTCGGCTCGGCGATGCCCTGCATGCGGCCATGGATGGGGTGCAACACTGCCAGCGCTGCCGTAATTACGCGGAAGAGGCGCTCTGCCCGGTGTGCAGCGATGCCCGCCGGGATTCCACCCTGGTCTGTATCGTTGCCACGCCGGCGGATGTGCTGGCCTTCGAGCAGTCCGGCGAATACCGCGGTCAGTACTTCGTGCTGATGGGTGAATTGTCGCCGCTGGATGGTATCGGCCCCCGGGAACTGGGGCTGGATGTGCTTGAGCAGCGCTTGAAGCAAGGCGAAATCAACGAGTTGATTCTGGCTACCGGCACCACCGTGGAAGGGGAAGCCACCGCCCATTATGTGCTGGATCTGGCCCAGGAGGCCGGCGTTACCGTCAGCCGCATCGCCCAGGGGGTACCCATGGGCGGCGATCTGGAATTCGTCGACGGTGCCACTCTGGCCCAGGCTCTGCGCGGTCGCCGTCCTTTTGCGTGA
- a CDS encoding YbaB/EbfC family nucleoid-associated protein: protein MDFDINSLMQQAQAMQEKKKKMQDEAANAEVTGESGAGLVKVTMNGRHDVKAVDIDASLMSEDKELLEDLLAAAVNDAVRRVEKQQQDNMQNMAGGFPFPPGFKP, encoded by the coding sequence ATGGATTTCGATATCAACTCTCTCATGCAACAGGCCCAGGCCATGCAGGAGAAGAAGAAAAAGATGCAGGACGAGGCCGCCAACGCGGAAGTGACCGGTGAATCCGGTGCCGGCCTGGTCAAGGTGACCATGAATGGCCGCCACGACGTCAAAGCCGTGGACATTGATGCCTCCCTGATGAGTGAGGACAAGGAGTTGCTGGAAGACCTGCTGGCGGCTGCCGTCAACGACGCTGTGCGTCGGGTGGAAAAACAGCAACAGGACAACATGCAGAACATGGCCGGCGGTTTTCCCTTTCCGCCGGGCTTCAAGCCATAA